In Malania oleifera isolate guangnan ecotype guangnan chromosome 8, ASM2987363v1, whole genome shotgun sequence, a single window of DNA contains:
- the LOC131161668 gene encoding BTB/POZ domain-containing protein At4g08455-like, with translation MEDLTDKVAFLRLWSPLNHPGNYRSYPDVFLVASDHVSPPVPAQKAVLASHSPVFKAMFENEMEESQSGRINISNVSYDALRMFINYLYTAEACLEEQIACDLIVLAEKYQVKHLKAYCENFMVSKLNWDNSIVSFAFARQHNAKHLLDAALSLIMENMEKLTKREDYTQLVERDPQLLIEIYEAHLPKLLPHIFP, from the exons ATGGAAGACCTCACGGACAAAGTCGCCTTTCTCAGGCTCTGGTCTCCTCTTAATCACCCTGGAAATTACCGTTCCTACCCCGACGTCTTTTTGGTTGCCTCGGATCACGTTTCTCCCCCCGTCCCCGCTCAAAAGGCTGTTTTG gcAAGTCATTCCCCAGTTTTCAAAGCAATGTTTGAAAATGAAATGGAGGAAAGCCAGAGTGGTAGAATCAATATTAGCAATGTTTCATATGATGCCCTTCGAATGTTCATCAACTACTTGTACACGGCCGAGGCTTGCTTGGAAGAGCAAATAGCCTGTGATCTCATTGTATTGGCAGAGAAATATCAAGTGAAGCACCTCAAAGCCTATTGTGAGAATTTCATGGTATCGAAATTGAACTGGGATAATTCAATAGTGAGCTTTGCATTTGCACGCCAGCACAATGCCAAGCACCTGCTTGATGCTGCTTTGTCACTGATTATGGAAAACATGGAGAAGCTAACCAAGCGGGAAGATTATACACAGCTTGTGGAAAGGGATCCCCAGCTTCTTATTGAAATCTATGAAGCTCATCTCCCCAAACTGCTGCCCCATATTTTTCCCTGA